CACGAACGGGGTGCTGGTGATGGAGCCAAGCATGACCTTCGCGCCGATCAGGCCATAGGCCACGCCGAGAGCCAGGCCGAGCGCCGCGGCAACCACGGCGATCATCACCGCCTCCCAGCTGATCATTGACCGCACCTGGCGGCGGGTCATGCCCAGCGCCCGCAACAGGCCGATTTCCTGAGTGCGCTCCAGCACCGACAACCCCAATGTGTTGGCCACACCGATCACGGCGATCGCCACGGCCACCGCCAACAGGCCCACGGCCACGGCCAGGACGATGTCGATCATCTGCCCGAACTGGGCACGTGCCTGGGCGCCGCTGTCGATGGACGAATGTCCCAGGTTGCCGATCGCCTTGCCCAGGTCGGTGGTCACGGTGTTCACGTTCGCGCCCGCCTTGTACTGCACCCAGGCACTGTCGGGGGCATCGGCGTCGATCTTGTTCAGCACGGTGGTGCTGACGATCAACGTCGGGGCGTAGTCGTCGGACACCTTGGCGGTGAGCTGCACCGTGGTGCCGGCGGTGCCCTTGATGGTCACCGTCTCGCCATCGTGGAGGCTCGTGTCGGAGGTGCGGACGGTGTTGTCGTCCAGGTTCTCGTAGCGCTGGGGGAAGTGCGTCAGGTGCGCGGCGGCGTTGTCAACGCCATCCACCTTGCGCTCGGTGTTCGTGGTGCCATAGCTCACATCGGCGGTGGTGCTGGGCACCAGGGCGGCGTCCTGCACGCCATCGGTGGCCTTGATCCTGGTCAGGGTCTGCTCGTCGACGCTCTTGACGGCTGACACCACCGCATCCTGCGGGTAGGTGGCCGACAGATAACGGTCGAGGCTGGCCTGCGACGCGGAGGCACCGACGGTCAGCAGCGTGATGAGCGTCACGCCCACCAACAGCGCATTGGCGGTGGCCGCGGCGCGTCCGGGATTGCGGCGGGTGTTGCCCACCGCGAGGTCACCCGACACGCTCGACTTGGCCAGCGGCGTGCCAATGAGCCGGGCCAGTGCGGGGATCAGGCCGCGACCCACCAGCAATACGCCGATGAAGCTGAGCAGGCCGCCGCCGATGGCGATCACCAGTCCGCTCATGCCCGAGTTGGGCTTGGCGCGCACCATGCCCATGGCCAACATCGCGGCACCACCGGCCACCAGCAGCACGCCGATGATGGCGCGCACGATGCCCAGGCGCTTGGCCTTGCCGACGGCCAGTTCGGGACGCATGGCGGCCAGGGGAGCCACCCGCGTGGCCTTGCGCGCCGGCGAGATCGACGCGGCCAGGGTGATGAGCACGCCCACCACGAGCGGCACGATCACCGCTGCGGGTGAAATGGAGAACGCCAGCGGGATCTGCGCACCCTTCGAGGCCAGCGGGATCAGCGCGGCGGCCAGGCCGAAGCCGGCCAGGATGCCTGCCACGGAACCGACCAGGCCCAGGAGCGCGGCTTCACCGAAGACCATGCCGAACACCTGGTTGCGGGTTGCTCCCACGCAGCGCAGCAGGGCCAGCTGGCGCACGCGTTGGGCCACCAGGATCGAGAAGGTGTTGGCGATCACGATGATGCCCACGAACAGGGCGATCGCGGCGAAGCCGAGCAGCACGTACTGGATGGAGTTGGTGCTGCCGGTCATCTGCTTCATGGCCGCCTTCACCTCGTCCTGCCCGGTGCGCACGGTCAGCTGGGCGTCCGAGACGCCCTGGGCCGACTGCACCGCATCGCGCAGCGCGGTGTCGTCGCCGTTGCCGTAGAGCAGCACCAGGTTGTAGCCATTGGTGGACGCCATGGCCATGGCCTGCTCGGTGGGGGCGAAGACCCAGCTGGCGAGCGGCTGGGTGACCGCGTCGTTGCCGGCGTTGATGATGCCGACGACGGTCTCGTCGAAGGTCTGGTTGTCGAAGGTCTCCAGCGTCACCTTGTCGCCCAGCTTGAGGTGATAGGCGTCGGCGGCTGACTTGCTGATGCTCACCTGGCCATCACCCTTGGCGAGCGTGCCCTCGAACAGCGTGGTCTCGGAGCTCAGGTCGGGCTGCGAGCTGATCAGCGCCCGGTTGTCCTGGCCGTCGACCTGCAGGGTGGCGCTGCCCTGCACGATCTTCTTCGCACGGGTGATGCCCGGCACCTTGCTGACGGTATCGGCCTGCTGCGGGGTCACCGGGGTGTAGGTGTTTTCCGAGGGGCTGACGGCAACCTTCGCGTCGCCCACCATGCCGGCGACCAGCTTGGTCATGCCGGCGTTCAACGAGGCGCTGAACACGAAGGTGGCGGCCACGAAGGCCACCCCCAACAGGATCGCGATGCCTGCGCTGATGAGTTGTCGTGGCTGGCGCAGCATCAGGCGTCACCGGCCTGGCGCTTGAGTCCGGTGCCGTTGGCGTCGTCGGGGCGCTGCGGGGTGGCCGCCGGCGCCTGCGGGGCAGGCATCTGGGGCGGTGGCATCTGGGGATTGGGCATCTGCGGGGTCGGCATCTGCGGGGGAGTCGACGGCGCCGGCGCATAGTTCGTGGCACCCGCGACGGCGCCGGCGGTGAAGCCGGTGGTCGGCACGGGGGTCTGCCCGGCCACCGGGTGGTTCACCGGCTCGTCGGAGACGATGCGTCCGTCGGCCAGGCGCAGCACGCGGTCGGAGAAGCCGGCGGCGTGCGCGTCGTGGGTAACCATCACGATGGTCTGGCCCAACTCATGGACGCTGCGCGACAGGAAGTCCAGCAGCTCATTGCTGGCGGCGGAATCGAGGGCGCCGGTGGGCTCATCGGCGAAGATCACCTCGGGACGCGTGATGAGTGCGCGTGCGACGGCGACGCGCTGCTGCTGGCCGCCCGACAGCTCGGCGGGACGATGGCTGAGCCGGTCCTGCAGGCCGAGCACCTTCACGATCGTGTCGAGCCATTGCCTGTCGGGCTTGCTGTGGGCCAGCTTGAGCGGCAGCAGGATGTTCTGCTCGGCGGTCATCGTGGGCAGCAGGTTGAACGCCTGGAACACGAATCCGACGCGTTCGCGCCGCAACAGCGTGAGGTTGGTGTCGCTCAGCGAGGTGGCGTCCACCTGGCCGATGAACACCTGTCCACTGGTGGGGGTGTCGAGGCCGGCAGCACAGTGCATCAGCGTCGACTTGCCCGAACCGGAGGGGCCCATGATGGCGGTGAACTGGCCGCGGATGAACTCGACGCTCACATCGTCCAGGGCGGTCACCTGTGTGTCACCCTGCCCGTAGATCTTCGTGAGGTGCACGGTGCGCACCGCGGCCGTTGTCGGCTGCGTCATGGTCGTCATGATTCTCCTTGTCAGGTCCGGGCCGGTTGGTCCGGGGAAGCTGGATCAGGTTCGAAGGGGCGGGCTGCGTGGCGTGCTGGCATCAGCACCGCCTGCGCACCGGACATCGGGCGCCGGCAGCACACTGCCCCGACCTTCGCATCAACTCTGACAGCGCGACCCCTCGGCGCACATCGGGCGCAGGTCGGGTTCTTGTCTCCTCCTCAGGGGGGAGGCTCTCAGGGAAGCGCCCCAAAAGTGGAGGTATCCACAGGGTCGCGGAAATTCGACGGGCGCCTTGTGGAAGGGTCGCGTCGTCAGACGAGTTGTGTGGACGAGTCGTGTACCGGCGGGATCGGGTCCGCTCGAACGCGCTCAGCCGCGCGGGTGCACCAGGCCGGCGTCGTAGGCGAAGACCACCATGTGCACCCGGTCGCGCAGCTCCAGCTTGGCCAGGATGTGGCCGATATGGGTCTTCACGGTGGCGCCGCCCAGGAACAGCGTCTCGGCGATCTCGGTGTTGTTGAGCCCCTGGCCCACCAGCGTGAGCACCTCGCGCTCGCGGTCGGTCAGCGCCTCCAGCCGCTTCTTGGTGTCGCCCCCCGACTGGGCAGTGGGCAGCGTGGGCACGAAGCGCTCAAGCAGGCGTCGGGTGGCGCTGGGTGCCACCACGGAGTCGCCCGAGGCCACGGCCCGGATGGCGGCCAGCAGCTCGGTGGGTCCGGCGTCCTTCAGCAGGAAGCCCGAGGCGCCGGCCTGCAGCGCCGAATAGACATATTCGTCGAGGTCGAAGGTGGTGAGGATCAGCACGCGGGTGTCGCTGCCGGCCACGATCTCGCTGGTGGCGGCCACCCCGTCGAGCACGGGCATCCGGATGTCCATCAGGGCGACGTCGGGGGCCTGTCCGGGTGCGGCCCGCAGCACCGCATCGACGGCGTCGCGGCCATTGGGGGCCTCGGCGACCACGGTCATATCGGGTTGGGAGTCGAGCACCATGCGGAATCCCACCCGCACCATCTCCTGGTCGTCGGCCAGCAGCAGCCGGATCGGCTCATCGGGCATTGTCTTCTCCCCTGCGACCATTGTCGTTCCCCCTGCGATGCGTGTCCGGGCGTGGACCTGCCGCCTGGGCGGCGGCGGATTGATCGCCCACCGGCAGCGTAGCGATCACCTCGAACCCGCCGTCGAGGCGATTGCGCGCCGTCAGCGTGCCGTGCGACGAGGCGACGCGTTCGCGCATGCCGATCAGGCCGTGCCCCAGGCCATCATTGTCCAGGGTGCCCTGGCCGTCATCGCGCACCCAGATGGTGAGTCCGGACGGGTCGTGGATGAGGCGCACCCAGGCCTGTGCGCCGGGTCCGGCGTGCTTGATCACATTGGTCAGTGACTCCTGCACGATGCGGTAGGCGGCCGCTTGCTGGGCGGGGCCGAGCGGGGCGTGCCATGCGGGGTCGCCGTCGATCGTGAGCTCGACGGGCAGCCCGGAGTTCGCCGTGGACGCCACCAGCTGGGGGATGTCGTCGAGTTGGGGTTGGGGCGCCATCTCGACGCTCTCGCCGTCGCGCAGCGCGCCCACCAGGGCGCGGGTGTCGCGTAACGCGGTGCGGGCCGTCTGTCCGATGGTGTCGAGAGCGCCGCGGGCCTGTTCCACCTGGGCGGCAGGGTCGCCGGGTTGGTCGAGCGCGTAGCGAATCCCGTCGGTCTGCACCACGATCACGCTGAGGGAGTGGGCCACCACGTCGTGCATCTCGCGTGAGATGCGGGAGCGCTCCTGCTCGGCGGCCAGCTCGGCAAAGCGGTCGCGTTCGCGTTCCAGGGCCTCGGCGCGGTCACGCAAGGATGCCACGGTGGCATGGCGTTCCCGGTTGAAGGCCCCCAGCAGCCAGCTGGCGAGCACCAAGGCCGACAGGCCGAGGAAGTTGAAGATGGCGACGGTCAGGAACTGTTCGAGGCCGTTGCCCTGATAGCTCCACCGCAGCCCGGCGGCCGCCGCGGCGAGGATTCCGACGCCCAGCCAGATGCGTCCGGCGCGCTGCGAGCCGTGCACCGCCACGGCATACATCATCATGATCACCGTGATGTTGCCCGGCATCGGTTGCGAGGTGACCACCAGCTGCACCACATGGGGGATCAGCAGCAGCCAACAGGCCAGCACGGGACGGGTGCGCCGCCAGATCATCGGGATGGCGAAAGAGAGGGCCCACACGATGGAGAGGACCTCCAACGTCGGCACGGGGCTGATGTGGACCCACCGGCTGTTGAGGTTGGCGGTGGCCACCAGGCTCGCAATGCCGATCAGGCCGGCCCATACCGAGTCGGCGAACATGGGATGGGCCCCGAACCAGTCGCTGACCTGTTTCACCCTGGGCACGACGACACCTTAGGCGGCAGGGGCAGCGGGGAGGTCATCACCCCATTGTGCGTGCGACGACGCCGCGAGCGCGTCCACCCCCAGTCGGATTCAGCGGGGTTGGATTCGGCGGGGCTGGATTCAGCGGGCTTGGATTCGCGGGGGTTGGCTTCCCGGCCCGTCCTCACCGCAGCTGGGCGACCACCACGAGGTTGTCCGGGGAGCTGCCGTCGGGCTGCTCGAGGCAGGTGATGAGCACCAGGCGTCCGGGCACGGCGTCCCACAGGTCCTGTGCCGCGGGAAGCTGCGTCTTGCCGACCGCCCGCCACGACTGGGCGATGTAGTCGTGGCCGTCCACGTCGATCAGGTCGCCGGGGTTCACCGCCGAACTGCCCTTGTCCACATTGAGCAGGTAGTTGCCCGGCGCGCGGCCCCTGCTCACCGAATGGCTCACCACATAGACCGTGCCGCTGGTCGCGTCGGCGGGCGCCACGCCCACATTGCGCACCCAATAGGCCTGCGTGAAGCCCGGGGGATTGACCACATTGTCGACGGCCAGCATCGAGCCCAGGGGCACGTCCAACCCCACCGAGGGCACCTGCAGGCGCCCCGAATCGGCGTCGCGCACCTGCATCTGGTCGATTGTCGAGGGGGCCGGGGTATTGCCCGGCGCGAAGCGCACCGGATTGCCGGCCATGTCGCGTGGCGCGTCACGCGACGCATTGAGCGAACGCACCACCAGCACCGCGCCTGCCGCCACGAGCACCAGGGCGACGAGTGCCGCCACCAGGGCCACGAGCCGACGGGGCCGGCGCGTGGCATGCCGTTGGGTTGTCATGATCCGGTTGCGCCGTCCTCCCAAGGTCACGTCCGCCGATTCGCGCCCCACGTTAGTCCGCCCGACAAGGCCCGATGCCGCGTTCCGGAGTCCTTCTGGGCTGCCCCGCACGGTGGCAGGATTTCGCCATGAAGAGCACTCGCTTGGAAGCGTTCAGCGATGGCGTGCTGGCCATCATCATCACGATCATGGTGTTGGAGCTGCACACCCCCGAGGGCAATGGCTTCTCCGACCTGGTGCATGAGACCGGCCTGGGCTTCCTCAGCTATTTGCTGAGCTTCGTCTACGTCGGCATCTACTGGACCAACCACCACCATTACTTCCAACTGGTGGAGCGGGTCGACGGGCGGGTGCTGTGGGGCAACCTCAACCTGCTGTTCTGGCTGTCGCTGCTGCCGATGACCACCGACTGGATGGATGCCTCAGATCTGTCACGCGTACCGGTACTGATCTATGGCGTTGACCTGCTACT
The window above is part of the Propionibacterium freudenreichii subsp. freudenreichii genome. Proteins encoded here:
- a CDS encoding ABC transporter ATP-binding protein; protein product: MTTMTQPTTAAVRTVHLTKIYGQGDTQVTALDDVSVEFIRGQFTAIMGPSGSGKSTLMHCAAGLDTPTSGQVFIGQVDATSLSDTNLTLLRRERVGFVFQAFNLLPTMTAEQNILLPLKLAHSKPDRQWLDTIVKVLGLQDRLSHRPAELSGGQQQRVAVARALITRPEVIFADEPTGALDSAASNELLDFLSRSVHELGQTIVMVTHDAHAAGFSDRVLRLADGRIVSDEPVNHPVAGQTPVPTTGFTAGAVAGATNYAPAPSTPPQMPTPQMPNPQMPPPQMPAPQAPAATPQRPDDANGTGLKRQAGDA
- a CDS encoding ABC transporter permease, giving the protein MLRQPRQLISAGIAILLGVAFVAATFVFSASLNAGMTKLVAGMVGDAKVAVSPSENTYTPVTPQQADTVSKVPGITRAKKIVQGSATLQVDGQDNRALISSQPDLSSETTLFEGTLAKGDGQVSISKSAADAYHLKLGDKVTLETFDNQTFDETVVGIINAGNDAVTQPLASWVFAPTEQAMAMASTNGYNLVLLYGNGDDTALRDAVQSAQGVSDAQLTVRTGQDEVKAAMKQMTGSTNSIQYVLLGFAAIALFVGIIVIANTFSILVAQRVRQLALLRCVGATRNQVFGMVFGEAALLGLVGSVAGILAGFGLAAALIPLASKGAQIPLAFSISPAAVIVPLVVGVLITLAASISPARKATRVAPLAAMRPELAVGKAKRLGIVRAIIGVLLVAGGAAMLAMGMVRAKPNSGMSGLVIAIGGGLLSFIGVLLVGRGLIPALARLIGTPLAKSSVSGDLAVGNTRRNPGRAAATANALLVGVTLITLLTVGASASQASLDRYLSATYPQDAVVSAVKSVDEQTLTRIKATDGVQDAALVPSTTADVSYGTTNTERKVDGVDNAAAHLTHFPQRYENLDDNTVRTSDTSLHDGETVTIKGTAGTTVQLTAKVSDDYAPTLIVSTTVLNKIDADAPDSAWVQYKAGANVNTVTTDLGKAIGNLGHSSIDSGAQARAQFGQMIDIVLAVAVGLLAVAVAIAVIGVANTLGLSVLERTQEIGLLRALGMTRRQVRSMISWEAVMIAVVAAALGLALGVAYGLIGAKVMLGSITSTPFVAGLPWVRLAAIGVIAVAAGWLASLIPASRANRISPSAALATE
- a CDS encoding response regulator, translating into MPDEPIRLLLADDQEMVRVGFRMVLDSQPDMTVVAEAPNGRDAVDAVLRAAPGQAPDVALMDIRMPVLDGVAATSEIVAGSDTRVLILTTFDLDEYVYSALQAGASGFLLKDAGPTELLAAIRAVASGDSVVAPSATRRLLERFVPTLPTAQSGGDTKKRLEALTDREREVLTLVGQGLNNTEIAETLFLGGATVKTHIGHILAKLELRDRVHMVVFAYDAGLVHPRG
- a CDS encoding class F sortase is translated as MTTQRHATRRPRRLVALVAALVALVLVAAGAVLVVRSLNASRDAPRDMAGNPVRFAPGNTPAPSTIDQMQVRDADSGRLQVPSVGLDVPLGSMLAVDNVVNPPGFTQAYWVRNVGVAPADATSGTVYVVSHSVSRGRAPGNYLLNVDKGSSAVNPGDLIDVDGHDYIAQSWRAVGKTQLPAAQDLWDAVPGRLVLITCLEQPDGSSPDNLVVVAQLR
- a CDS encoding sensor histidine kinase, translated to MPRVKQVSDWFGAHPMFADSVWAGLIGIASLVATANLNSRWVHISPVPTLEVLSIVWALSFAIPMIWRRTRPVLACWLLLIPHVVQLVVTSQPMPGNITVIMMMYAVAVHGSQRAGRIWLGVGILAAAAAGLRWSYQGNGLEQFLTVAIFNFLGLSALVLASWLLGAFNRERHATVASLRDRAEALERERDRFAELAAEQERSRISREMHDVVAHSLSVIVVQTDGIRYALDQPGDPAAQVEQARGALDTIGQTARTALRDTRALVGALRDGESVEMAPQPQLDDIPQLVASTANSGLPVELTIDGDPAWHAPLGPAQQAAAYRIVQESLTNVIKHAGPGAQAWVRLIHDPSGLTIWVRDDGQGTLDNDGLGHGLIGMRERVASSHGTLTARNRLDGGFEVIATLPVGDQSAAAQAAGPRPDTHRRGNDNGRRGEDNAR
- a CDS encoding TMEM175 family protein, whose translation is MKSTRLEAFSDGVLAIIITIMVLELHTPEGNGFSDLVHETGLGFLSYLLSFVYVGIYWTNHHHYFQLVERVDGRVLWGNLNLLFWLSLLPMTTDWMDASDLSRVPVLIYGVDLLLAAASYWLLSHTLVRSQPSESLLNQALGDDRKGFWSPILYGIGIAAAAGADYLPGHLGVGIAIAMYLLTGLLWVIPDRRVERLVALS